Proteins co-encoded in one Salvia splendens isolate huo1 chromosome 4, SspV2, whole genome shotgun sequence genomic window:
- the LOC121800668 gene encoding protein FAR1-RELATED SEQUENCE 5-like, with product MVVVPECSPELKPVVGQKFLSLDFAFGFYDVYARAVGFDTRKQGMRKTDDVTTWYYVVCNREGKKKSNEDDQLNASSGFSVKRRRLSMRCGCKASISFKFFSEGGLPGYIIQEFNEANIGPTLTFKVLKEILGGFELVGCTVGDIMNASQDIKAYSHRFNVQMVLDDMAKKKEMSEAFTYHYEVNATNQLVALFWCDGLMKRNYHMFGDIVAFDSTYNINRYCMIDKVSSPKMIVTDQDLGMRSAIEAVLVGTRHRWCMWHIMHKLATKVSNRLLRDEDFKKEFNACVWSDLLEPDEFEEEWNVVVERYGLEDVDWFNTLYDYRQFWIPAYFRDFPLGSISESENSFYKNILKPRANIAEFYLNFNNAVEFQRNSRTKLDYHDATALSILATALPFEKHASTLYTDSMFKKIQEEIVEGNDRCRVLGFSSIDMVYTYKLGDNNRNSSIVDDRQTVSNQGISIFYGFVRRFETDIDVLRAFVGGVEELGHSLQAGTPTTFASENRRMIEEFYGMVRPGVVEVHPPNVVKTKGHTSSSGSRLISKTEKAIKEATRPLRRCKACDEMGHHDSRNCPILKEMAKKKELRKGKRKC from the exons ATGGTGgttgtacctgaatgttctCCAGAATTGAAGCCCGTCGTTGGTCAGAAGTTCCTATCACTAGATTTTGCTTTTGGGTTTTACGATGTATATGCCCGcgctgttggttttgatacgcGCAAACAAGGAATGAGGAAGACGGACGATGTTACAACTTGGTATTAtgttgtatgcaatagggaaggcaAGAAGAAGTCAAACGAGGATGACCAATTGAATGCAAGTTCTGGTTTTTCTGTGAAGCGCAGACGGTTATCCATGCGTTGTGGTTGTAAAGCGAGTATATCGTTCAAGTTCTTCTCCGAAGGAGGACTTCCAGGTTATATTATTCAGGAGTTCAACGAG GCTAATATAGGCCCCACACTTACCTTTAAGGTGCTGAAGGAAATTCTCGGTGGGTTTGAACTTGTCGGTTGCACTGTTGGAGATATCATGAACGCTTCTCAAGACATCAAAGCATACTCACATAGATTCAACGTGCAAATGGTGTTGGATGATATGGCTAAGAAGAAGGAAATGTCCGAGGCGTTCACATATCACTACGAAGTTAATGCTACTAACCAGTTGGTTGCTCTCTTTTGGTGTGACGGTTTGATGAAGAGGAATTACCATATGTTTGGTGATATTGTGGCATTTGACTCCACGTACAACATAAACAG GTATTGTATGATTGATAAGGTTTCTT CACCCAAAATGATCGTAACAGATCAAGACTTGGGCATGAGATCAGCTATTGAAGCGGTTCTTGTTGGCACTCGACACCGATGGTGTATGTGGCATATAATGCATAAGTTGGCCACCAAGGTTTCAAACAGGTTGCTGAGGGACGAAGATTTCAAGAAGGAATTCAATGCATGCGTTTGGTCGGACCTGCTTGAACCCGACGAATTCGAAGAGGAGTGGAATGTAGTGGTGGAACGTTATGGGCTAGAAGACGTTGACTGGTTCAACACATTGTACGACTATAGGCAATTCTGGATACCGGCGTACTTCAGAGATTTTCCACTGGGTTCGATATCCGAATCGGAGAACAGCTtctacaaaaatattttgaagcCCCGAGCTAACATTGCCGAATTCTACTTGAATTTCAACAATGCCGTTGAATTTCAGCGGAACAGTAGAACAAAGTTGGACTACCACGATGCAACTGCCCTGTCCATATTAGCCACTGCTTTGCCATTCGAGAAACATGCTTCGACGCTGTACACCGATAGTATGTTCAAGAAAATACAAGAAGAAATTGTTGAGGGTAATGACAGATGCCGCGTGCTTGGATTTTCATCTATAGATATGGTTTACACCTACAAGCTTGGGGACAACAATCGCAATTC GTCCATTGTTGACGATAGGCAAACTGTTTCAAATCAAGGGATTTCGATATTTTATGGTTTTGTTCGACGATTTGAGACGGACATTGATGTGCTTCGTGCATTCGTAGGTGGTGTGGAAGAACTTGGTCATTCTCTTCAAGCTGGAACTCCTACAACGTTTGCCTCGGAAAATAGGCGAATGATTGAAGAGTTTTATGGAATGGTAAGGCCTGGTGTAGTTGAGGTCCATCCTCCGAATGTTGTCAAGACCAAGGGCCACACAAGCAGCTCAGGGAGCCGTCTGATTTCCAAGACAGAAAAGGCTATAAAGGAGGCTACTAGGCCTCTTAGACGGTGTAAGGCGTGCGATGAGATGGGCCATCACGACTCCAGAAATTGTCCAATTCTTAAAGAGATGGCGAAGAAGAAAGAGCTTCGTAAGGGCAAGAGGAaatgttga
- the LOC121800669 gene encoding LOB domain-containing protein 29-like, producing the protein MTGSSSPCGACKFLRRKCIKGCVFSPYFCHEQGATHFASIHKVFGASNVSKLLAHLPVSDRSEAAITLAYEAQARLQDPIYGCVSHIFSLQQQVVNLQAQLASLKQQAAQCIINNSSSSVNPNPNDTKFYRESHSLPQDLHSWLQNQMETPQFDAKNTYYSGVSMDLSASASVKHENSNFGEQNPSYGSMDSFEDQQWPYQDAGDDLQSVAFGHLRLSC; encoded by the exons ATGACAGGATCTAGCTCCCCCTGTGGCGCTTGCAAATTCTTGAGAAGAAAATGTATCAAAGGTTGTGTTTTTTCGCCTTATTTCTGCCATGAACAAGGTGCTACTCATTTTGCATCTATCCATAAGGTATTCGGAGCTAGCAACGTGTCGAAACTCCTTGCTCACCTCCCGGTCAGCGACCGGAGTGAGGCCGCCATCACTCTGGCCTATGAAGCTCAAGCTAGGCTGCAAGATCCCATTTATGGCTGTGTTTCTCATATTTTTTCTCTCCAACAGCAG GTTGTGAATTTGCAGGCCCAACTGGCTTCACTCAAGCAACAAGCAGCTCAATGCATCATCAACAATTCCAGCAGCTCtgtaaaccctaaccctaatgaTACCAAATTCTACAGAGAAAGCCATTCTCTGCCGCAAGATCTCCATAGTTGGTTGCAAAATCAGATGGAAACCCCACAATTTGATGCAAAGAATACCTACTACTCCGGTGTAAGCATGGACTTGAGCGCGAGCGCTTCTGTAAAACACGAAAACTCGAATTTTGGAGAGCAGAATCCCTCCTATGGAAGCATGGATTCATTTGAAGATCAACAGTGGCCGTACCAAGATGCTGGTGATGATCTCCAGTCAGTTGCTTTTGGACACCTACGTCTTTCTTGTTGA